ACCTTGTCTGAAAACCAAAAAGAAGGTGAAAATACGCCCACCTTTCCAAAAACTTTAGGATATTTTAATGCGGCGTAATAAGAAATTAATCCGCCCATAGAGCTTCCCATAATGGCAGTATTTCTACGTTGTGGTTTGGTTCTAAAAGCACTATCTATTTTCGGTTTTAAAGTTTCCACTATAAATTGGACATAGCCTTCCCCTTTTCCTCCACCGTAACTATTATTTTTCCATGGCGAGTACTCGTCAATTCTGTGTTTTGAACCATTGTCTATCCCTACCACTATTATTTTTAACTTCTTTTCACGTGCCAATTTATTAAGTGTTTCATCAACAGCCCATTCACCAGAAAAAGAAGTTGCGGCGTCAAACAAATTCTGACCATCTTGCATATATACAACAGGATATTTTTCTTTAGAAGAATTATAATCTGATGGTAAATAAACCCATATTCTGCGTTTTCTTTTAAGTTGCGGAATATGAAGTGCTTTATAAAATAATTTCACATTTGGAGATGCCGTTGAATTCGCAACTTTCCCCTGAGACCAATTGTCTATTGAAATGTGTACCGTATCATGTGACATATTAAAAATGTATTCTCGATTTTCAATTGTATAATAATCTTTATCCGTTTCAACAGACGCCCAAGAACCTTTTGTAAATTTAAAAAGAATAGCTTCTTCTTCAGGTAATGTAATGGAATAATTATTTTTTTGTTGCTTTAATTTATATTTTTCTTGACCTCCGGTCCACCCTTCAAAGTTTCCAGTAATATAAATATCCTCTTTGGCAGTGCTTTTAGGATATTTAGTAACAACAAAAGTGACTTGAGCCAGACTTATTTGAACTATTAATAAAAAACTTACTATTGATAATATGGCTTTGTTCATTTTATTGAAGTCCTAAAAACACACCACCATCCCTTTTAGGAAAGGAACAGTTATTATTTACGGTAGCTTTACAGTTTTGTTGTTAATAATATCACTCCTCTATCATTAATTTTTAATGGGCCTTTCCAAGTAATTGAATCTTCTGAGATTATATTTTTTAAAGTTTTATCATCTAAACCCATTTCTATAAAACGTTTTAAATCTAACTCAATCGGATTCTCATTTTTATTCAAAATCATTACAACAGTTTCATCGCCGTCCATTCGAAACAATACATAGATTCCATTTTCTGGTGCAAAATGAATGGTTTTACCATTATGAATGGCTTTACTTCCTTTGCGATAATTCAATACTTTTTTAAGAAAATTCTGTACATCTTTTTGCTCATCTGTTAAGCCTTCTCCAGTAAATGCATTTACCGTATCATTTAGCCAACCTCCAGGAAAATCAGTTCTTATTAGGCCATGGTCACCTGGTTTTTCAGCATCACTCAGTAACACTTCCGTACCATAATATATTTGAGGTACTCTAGGTAATAACAATACCGATGCTAAGGCCATTTTTGTTTTTACATAATCTTCATTCAGCTGTGTATGAATTCTACTCATATCATGATTGTCTGCAAAAATCATGATATCTTCCGGTGTTGCATAATGAAAATCATTCGCTAAGCCTTCATATAATTTCACCAACCCTTTATCCCATTCTTCATTTTCATTTAAAGCAGCTACAATATTATTTTGCATTGGAAAATCCATGGTAGACCTTAAATTGGACTCATAGCCGTCCTTATTTTTAGCTCCAGTTTGCCAATATCCTACCAATAGCGGATTCATACTCCACTCCTCACCTACGATACTAAAATTTGGATATTCTTTCATAATTGCCCCTGCCCAATCAGACATAAATTCCTTATCTGGATAAGGATAGGTATCTTGACGAATTCCTCCCAATTCCAACGTTTCTATCCACCAAATACTGTTTTGAATAATATAAGTGGCCATAAAAGGATTTTTCTGATTTAAATCAGGCATGCTATCTACAAACCAACCATCATTTAACTGTTGTTTATCTAATTTTGAGGCATACATATCTTGATTAGCTGTACGTCTATGATTTGATTTTAAAATTTCATTTTTATTCAAGAAACTTTCTTGCTGGTTAATCCAATCATTAAAAGGCAAATCTTTCATCCACCAATGTTCGATACCGCAATGGTTAGCCACTTGATCCATTACCAATTTCATTCCATTTTCTTTGATTTTCTGGGCAAGTTCTTTATAGGCATCCAATGTTCCAAAACGCGGATCTACTTGATAAAAATCAGTGATTGCGTACCCATGATACGAAGATTCTGACATATCATTGGTCAACAATGGTGTTGGCCAAATTGTAGTAAACCCCATGTCTTTAATATAATCTAAATGATTAATCATCCCTCTTATGTCACCACCATGTCTGTAATAATCTTGTGCTCTATTTAAGGTTTGATCTTTTAGACCCGTTACTTGATCGTTAATAACGTTTCCATTTGCAAAACGATCTGGGGTTATTAAGTAAATAGCATCCGAACTATTAAAACCTTCATAAGCATCAGCCTCCTTTTTACGAGCGTTTAACGTATAGGAATACCGAATTGTTTCCTTATTTTCTTGCTCAAAAACGATATCAAACGCTCCCGGTTTTGTTTCTGCATGAATGTTAAGATTTAGAAATAAATAATTTGGACTCGTTCCTTTTTGAATACTCATGAGGTGAACACCATCATGAGAAACACTCGGAATAGCATTGCTGATATTATTACCTTTTACCAATAACTGTAAATCGTTATTCTCAAAACCTACCCACCAATTGAGCGGTTCTACGCGTTCTATTTGGGCACTTGCACCTAAACTCATTAATAGAAATATTTGACCTAAAATAATTAATCGCTTAAAATCATATTCCATAAATCTAATCTTTTAAATCTTAATAAAAAAACAAGTGTATTATTTAATTTCCTTTATACTTATGGCATAACCTCCACCAGGAACAGACAGTTGTGATAGTTTTGATTTATTGGTTATTTTTTTTGTCTTAATAGTATACGCTTGGGGATTAGTTTTAAAATCGGCATCCTTAGCATCAGCATAAATGGTAGCACTATATTTCTTTCCTTTTTCTAAAAAATCAAATTTTATACTTGATTTTCTTGCATCATTTCCATTTACATTACCCACAAACCAGTTGTTTGATCCTTTTTCTTTACGTGCTACAGTGATATATTTTCCAGGTTCAGCTTCTAGATAAATACTTTTATCCCAATCAATAGCTACGTCTTTTATAAATTGAAAAGCGTCCATAAATTGCTCATAATGTTCAGGTAGATCGGCTGCCATTTGCAACGGGCTATACATGGTAACATATAATGCCAATTGATTTGCAATGGTACTATTAACATGCGAATTATTATTAGGACTAAATTTGCTAATTTCCATTTCAAAAATACCAGGTGTATAATCCATGGGCCCACCAATTAATCGTGTAAAAGGTAAAATGGTAACGTGGTTTGGCTTAGACCCTCCAAAAGCTTGGTATTCTGTACCACGAGCAGATTCATTTCCAATCAGATTAGGATACGTTCGGCTAATTCCCGTTGGTCTTACTGCCTCATGGGCATTGACCATAATTTTATAATCTGCTGCTTTTTCAAGAGCATATTGATAATGGTTTACAATCCATTGATTATAGTGATTTTCACCTCTCGGTAAAATGTCACCAACATAACC
The nucleotide sequence above comes from Aureibaculum algae. Encoded proteins:
- a CDS encoding alpha/beta hydrolase yields the protein MNKAILSIVSFLLIVQISLAQVTFVVTKYPKSTAKEDIYITGNFEGWTGGQEKYKLKQQKNNYSITLPEEEAILFKFTKGSWASVETDKDYYTIENREYIFNMSHDTVHISIDNWSQGKVANSTASPNVKLFYKALHIPQLKRKRRIWVYLPSDYNSSKEKYPVVYMQDGQNLFDAATSFSGEWAVDETLNKLAREKKLKIIVVGIDNGSKHRIDEYSPWKNNSYGGGKGEGYVQFIVETLKPKIDSAFRTKPQRRNTAIMGSSMGGLISYYAALKYPKVFGKVGVFSPSFWFSDKVIDFTKEHSKKSTVKAYFLMGNKEDNSSIEAMDNVIEAMKKSGFKHKNLAKKIVIGGKHNEVLWRNGFEEAILWLFK
- a CDS encoding glycoside hydrolase family 13 protein, which translates into the protein MSLGASAQIERVEPLNWWVGFENNDLQLLVKGNNISNAIPSVSHDGVHLMSIQKGTSPNYLFLNLNIHAETKPGAFDIVFEQENKETIRYSYTLNARKKEADAYEGFNSSDAIYLITPDRFANGNVINDQVTGLKDQTLNRAQDYYRHGGDIRGMINHLDYIKDMGFTTIWPTPLLTNDMSESSYHGYAITDFYQVDPRFGTLDAYKELAQKIKENGMKLVMDQVANHCGIEHWWMKDLPFNDWINQQESFLNKNEILKSNHRRTANQDMYASKLDKQQLNDGWFVDSMPDLNQKNPFMATYIIQNSIWWIETLELGGIRQDTYPYPDKEFMSDWAGAIMKEYPNFSIVGEEWSMNPLLVGYWQTGAKNKDGYESNLRSTMDFPMQNNIVAALNENEEWDKGLVKLYEGLANDFHYATPEDIMIFADNHDMSRIHTQLNEDYVKTKMALASVLLLPRVPQIYYGTEVLLSDAEKPGDHGLIRTDFPGGWLNDTVNAFTGEGLTDEQKDVQNFLKKVLNYRKGSKAIHNGKTIHFAPENGIYVLFRMDGDETVVMILNKNENPIELDLKRFIEMGLDDKTLKNIISEDSITWKGPLKINDRGVILLTTKL